A genomic stretch from Meriones unguiculatus strain TT.TT164.6M chromosome 15, Bangor_MerUng_6.1, whole genome shotgun sequence includes:
- the Bzw1 gene encoding eIF5-mimic protein 2 isoform X1: protein MNNQKQQKPTLSGQRFKTRKRDEKERFDPTQFQDCIIQGLTETGTDLEAVAKFLDASGAKLDYRRYAETLFDILVAGGMLAPGGTLADDMMRTDVCVFAAQEDLETMQAFAQVFNKLIRRYKYLEKGFEDEVKKLLLFLKGFSESERNKLAMLTGVLLANGTLNASILNSLYNENLVKEGVSAAFAVKLFKSWINEKDINAVAASLRKVSMDNRLMELFPANKQSVEHFTKYFTEAGLKELSEYVRNQQTIGARKELQKELQEQMSRGDPFKDIILYVKEEMKKNNIPEPVVIGIVWSSVMSTVEWNKKEELVAEQAIKHLKQYSPLLAAFTTQGQSELTLLLKIQEYCYDNIHFMKAFQKIVVLFYKAEVLSEEPILKWYKDAHVAKGKSVFLEQMKKFVEWLKNAEEESESEAEEGD from the exons ATGAATAATCAAAAGCAGCAAAAACCAACGCTATCAGGCCAGCGTTTTAAAACCAGAAAAAGAG atgaAAAAGAGAGGTTTGACCCTACTCAGTTTCAAGACTGTATTATTCAAGGCTTAACTGAAACTGGTACTGATTTGGAAGCAGTAGCTAAGTTTCTTGATGCTTCTGGAGCAAAACTTGACTACCGCCGCTATGCAGAAACACTCTTTGACATTCTGGTGGCTGGCGGAATGCTGG CCCCAGGTGGTACACTGGCAGATGACATGATGCGCACAGATGTCTGTGTGTTTGCAGCACAAGAAGACCTAGAGACCATGCAAGCATTTGCTCAG GTTTTTAACAAGTTAATCAGGCGCTACAAATACCTGGAGAAAGGTTTTGAAGATGAAGTTAAAAAG TTACTGCTCTTCCTAAAGGGATTTTCAGAGTCAGAGAGGAACAAGCTCGCCATGTTGACTGGGGTTCTTCTGGCTAATGGGACACTGAATGCATCCATTCTTAACAGCCTTTATAATGAGAACTTGGTTAAAGAAG GGGTTTCAGCAGCATTTGCTGTAAAGCTCTTTAAATCATGGATAAATGAGAAAGACATCAATGCAGTCGCTGCAAGTCTTCGGAAAGTCAGCATGGACAACAGACTGATG GAGCTGTTCCCTGCCAATAAGCAAAGCGTCGAACACTTCACTAAGTATTTCACCGAGGCAGGCTTGAAGGAGCTTTCAGAGTATGTCCGCAACCAGCAGACCATTGGGGCGCGgaaggagctccagaaggagctTCAGGAGCAGATGTCCCGTGGTGATCCATTCAAGGAT ATAATCTTATATGTcaaggaagagatgaagaagaacAACATCCCAGAACCAGTCGTCATTGGGATAGTCTGGTCCAGTGTGATGAGCACCGTGGAGTGGAACAAAAAGGAGGAGCTGGTAGCAGAGCAAGCCATCAAGCACTTGAAG caaTACAGCCCCCTACTTGCTGCCTTTACTACCCAAGGTCAATCTGAGCTGACTCTGCTGCTGAAGATTCAGGAGTATTGCTATGACAACATTCATTTCATGAAAGCCTTCCAGAAAATAGTGGTGCTTTTTTATAAAG CTGAGGTCCTGAGTGAAGAGCCCATTCTGAAGTGGTATAAGGATGCACATGTTGCAAAGGGGAAAAGTGTCTTCCTTGAGCAGATGAAGAAGTTTGTAGAATGGCTCAAAAATGCTGAAGAGG AATCTGAGTCTGAAGCTGAAGAAGGTGACTGA
- the Bzw1 gene encoding eIF5-mimic protein 2 isoform X2, translated as MLLEQNLTTAAMQKHSLTFWWLAECWVSVFNKLIRRYKYLEKGFEDEVKKLLLFLKGFSESERNKLAMLTGVLLANGTLNASILNSLYNENLVKEGVSAAFAVKLFKSWINEKDINAVAASLRKVSMDNRLMELFPANKQSVEHFTKYFTEAGLKELSEYVRNQQTIGARKELQKELQEQMSRGDPFKDIILYVKEEMKKNNIPEPVVIGIVWSSVMSTVEWNKKEELVAEQAIKHLKQYSPLLAAFTTQGQSELTLLLKIQEYCYDNIHFMKAFQKIVVLFYKAEVLSEEPILKWYKDAHVAKGKSVFLEQMKKFVEWLKNAEEESESEAEEGD; from the exons ATGCTTCTGGAGCAAAACTTGACTACCGCCGCTATGCAGAAACACTCTTTGACATTCTGGTGGCTGGCGGAATGCTGGGTAAGT GTTTTTAACAAGTTAATCAGGCGCTACAAATACCTGGAGAAAGGTTTTGAAGATGAAGTTAAAAAG TTACTGCTCTTCCTAAAGGGATTTTCAGAGTCAGAGAGGAACAAGCTCGCCATGTTGACTGGGGTTCTTCTGGCTAATGGGACACTGAATGCATCCATTCTTAACAGCCTTTATAATGAGAACTTGGTTAAAGAAG GGGTTTCAGCAGCATTTGCTGTAAAGCTCTTTAAATCATGGATAAATGAGAAAGACATCAATGCAGTCGCTGCAAGTCTTCGGAAAGTCAGCATGGACAACAGACTGATG GAGCTGTTCCCTGCCAATAAGCAAAGCGTCGAACACTTCACTAAGTATTTCACCGAGGCAGGCTTGAAGGAGCTTTCAGAGTATGTCCGCAACCAGCAGACCATTGGGGCGCGgaaggagctccagaaggagctTCAGGAGCAGATGTCCCGTGGTGATCCATTCAAGGAT ATAATCTTATATGTcaaggaagagatgaagaagaacAACATCCCAGAACCAGTCGTCATTGGGATAGTCTGGTCCAGTGTGATGAGCACCGTGGAGTGGAACAAAAAGGAGGAGCTGGTAGCAGAGCAAGCCATCAAGCACTTGAAG caaTACAGCCCCCTACTTGCTGCCTTTACTACCCAAGGTCAATCTGAGCTGACTCTGCTGCTGAAGATTCAGGAGTATTGCTATGACAACATTCATTTCATGAAAGCCTTCCAGAAAATAGTGGTGCTTTTTTATAAAG CTGAGGTCCTGAGTGAAGAGCCCATTCTGAAGTGGTATAAGGATGCACATGTTGCAAAGGGGAAAAGTGTCTTCCTTGAGCAGATGAAGAAGTTTGTAGAATGGCTCAAAAATGCTGAAGAGG AATCTGAGTCTGAAGCTGAAGAAGGTGACTGA